A region from the Arachis ipaensis cultivar K30076 chromosome B01, Araip1.1, whole genome shotgun sequence genome encodes:
- the LOC107638683 gene encoding late embryogenesis abundant protein Lea5 isoform X2 has product MARSLSQVNRLGALVAEASSSLIPLRRRGYAAVRDASNSIVEGKGGGGVCRDWAPDPVSGYYRPINHTPQIDPVELRHMFLNRKLTSDHTPGPHS; this is encoded by the exons atGGCTCGCTCTCTCTCACAAGTAAACCGCCTTGGTGCTCTTGTTGCTGAAGCTTCCTCCTCCTTAATCCCTCTTCGTCG GCGGGGTTATGCGGCAGTGCGTGATGCTTCAAATTCCATTGTAGAAGGAAAGGGGGGAGGAGGTGTGTGCAGAGATTGGGCCCCAGATCCAGTAAGCGGTTACTACAGGCCCATCAATCACACTCCACAAATTGACCCGGTGGAGCTCCGACACATGTTCCTCAACCGCAAACTCACATCAGACCACACCCCGGGCCCACACTCATAA
- the LOC107638674 gene encoding uncharacterized protein LOC107638674: MIEERGAPHGMLLAIVVAIVVVVPFFIGDQGEAITEAISELLSPLGLLLLPIILLLTIQFLSSDRGSFISSIFTGEPDTIHRATGSPAGVALFLVLILFLLYNRVSIFGGDDSDD; encoded by the coding sequence atgaTAGAAGAAAGGGGTGCACCCCATGGAATGCTTCTAGCAATTGTGGTGGCAATTGTGGTGGTGGTGCCATTCTTCATTGGAGACCAGGGTGAAGCCATCACAGAAGCCATCTCAGAGCTTCTCAGTCCCCTCGGCCTCCTACTCCTACCGATCATTCTCCTACTCACTATCCAGTTCCTCTCCTCCGATCGCGGCTCCTTCATCTCTTCCATCTTCACTGGCGAGCCTGATACCATCCACCGCGCCACCGGCTCCCCCGCCGGCGTCGCACTCTTCCTCGTCCTCATCCTCTTCCTCTTGTACAACCGCGTCTCCATCTTCGGCGGCGACGATTCCGACGACTGA
- the LOC107638683 gene encoding late embryogenesis abundant protein Lea5 isoform X1, whose protein sequence is MARSLSQVNRLGALVAEASSSLIPLRRLLHGRRGYAAVRDASNSIVEGKGGGGVCRDWAPDPVSGYYRPINHTPQIDPVELRHMFLNRKLTSDHTPGPHS, encoded by the exons atGGCTCGCTCTCTCTCACAAGTAAACCGCCTTGGTGCTCTTGTTGCTGAAGCTTCCTCCTCCTTAATCCCTCTTCGTCG TTTGTTGCATGGTAGGCGGGGTTATGCGGCAGTGCGTGATGCTTCAAATTCCATTGTAGAAGGAAAGGGGGGAGGAGGTGTGTGCAGAGATTGGGCCCCAGATCCAGTAAGCGGTTACTACAGGCCCATCAATCACACTCCACAAATTGACCCGGTGGAGCTCCGACACATGTTCCTCAACCGCAAACTCACATCAGACCACACCCCGGGCCCACACTCATAA
- the LOC107638655 gene encoding kinesin-like protein KIN-13A, with product MGGQMQQNNAAATALYDHAAGGSLHNAAGPATDAGDAVMARWLQSAGLQHLASPLASTTAIDQRLLPNLLMQGYGAQSAEEKQRLFKLMRNLNFNGESGSEPYTPTAQSFGGVAASEGFYSPEFRGDFGAGLLDLHAMDDTELLSEHVISEPFEPSPFMAGGTRVFEDELNPITSNQERGEADADASSFLPVNEKENSTRENNVAKIKVVVRKRPLNKKELAKKEDDIVTVYDNAYLTVHEPKLKVDLTAYVEKHEFCFDAVLDENVSNDEVYRVTVEPIIPTIFRRTKATCFAYGQTGSGKTYTMQPLPLRAAEDLVRQLHQPVYRNQKFKLWLSYFEIYGGKLFDLLSDRKKLCMREDGRQQVCIVGLQEFEVSDVQIVKEFIERGNAARSTGSTGANEESSRSHAILQLVVKRHNEVKESRRNNNNDGNEMKSGKVVGKISFIDLAGSERGADTTDNDRQTRIEGAEINKSLLALKECIRALDNDQIHIPFRGSKLTEVLRDSFVGNSKTVMISCISPNAGSCEHTLNTLRYADRVKSLSKSGNPRKDQAPSPVPQTTKEVSSTSSFPASVAAEEVNDQRQEVKTVDTGRRVVEKENSFYSSAAADVDRQPSSFSSSNLFNGREDKSLASVSTDRERVEMKSSSYSDSTSQKMNSNSQNDVNQKVQKVSPPRRKGTKDEKSERAVNWMKRDANGSDQSTTSSKQQNSGNYNTVTTAPRQSETEASPDGNINAILEEEEALLAAHRKEIEDTMEIVREEMKLLAEVDQPGSLIDNYVTQLSFVLSRKAASLVSLQARLARFQHRLKEQEILSRKRVPR from the exons ATGGGTGGCCAGATGCAGCAGAACAATGCTGCAGCCACCGCTCTGTACGACCACGCCGCCGGTGGTTCCCTGCACAATGCGGCAGGACCTGCCACCGATGCAGGCGATGCCGTTATGGCAAGGTGGCTGCAGTCCGCCGGCCTGCAGCATCTGGCCTCTCCCTTGGCCTCCACAACCGCTATCGACCAACGCCTCCTCCCCAACCTCCTCATGCAG GGTTATGGGGCACAATCCGCAGAAGAGAAGCAGAGGCTTTTCAAGTTGATGAGAAACCTCAATTTTAATGGGGAGTCTGGTTCAGAGCCATATACACCCACTGCACAAAGCTTTGGTGGAGTGGCTGCATCGGAAGGGTTTTATTCTCCCGAGTTCCGGGGGGATTTTGGAGCTGGGCTTTTGGATCTTCATGCTATGGATGATACAGAGCTTCTGTCCGAG CATGTTATTTCAGAACCCTTTGAGCCATCTCCCTTCATGGCTGGAGGTACCAGAGTATTTGAAGATGAGTTAAATCCAATTACCAGCAATCAGGAACGTGGAGAGGCAGATGCTGATGCATCAAGTTTTCTACCTGTAAATGAAAAGGAGAATAGTACAAGAGAAAATAATGTTGCTAAGATCAAAGTTGTG GTACGCAAAAGACCTTTGAATAAGAAGGAGCTTGCTAAGAAGGAGGATGATATTGTAACTGTATATGACAATGCATATTTGACAGTCCATGAACCCAAGTTGAAG GTTGATTTGACAGCTTATGTGGAGAAGCATGAGTTTTGTTTTGATgctgttcttgatgagaatgTTAGCAATGATGAA GTATATCGAGTTACAGTTGAGCCAATTATTCCTACAATTTTTCGGAGGACCAAAGCTACCTGCTTTGCATATGGTCAGACAG GTAGTGGCAAAACATACACAATGCAACCTTTACCACTCCGAGCTGCCGAAGACCTTGTTAGACAGTTGCATCAACCAGTTTACCGAAATCAGAAATTTAAATTGTGGCTTAGCTACTTTGAAATATATGGTGGAAAGCTTTTTGATCTTCTGAGTGACAGAAA GAAACTCTGCATGAGAGAAGATGGACGTCAGCAAGTTTGTATTGTAGGACTGCAAGAATTTGAAGTTTCTGATGTACAGATTGTCAAAGAATTCATTGAAAGGGGGAATGCCGCAAGAAGTACCGGATCAACAGGTGCTAATGAGGAGTCCTCCAGATCACATGCTATCTTACAACTTGTTGTAAAGAGGCATAATGAGGTAAAAGAAAGCAGGCGGAACAATAACAATGATGGGAATGAGATGAAAAGTGGGAAGGTTGTAGGGAAGATTTCTTTCATCGATCTTGCTGGAAGTGAAAGAGGTGCTGACACTACAGATAATGACCGTCAGACACG GATTGAAGGAGCAGAAATCAATAAGAGCCTTTTAGCTTTGAAGGAATGCATTCGTGCTTTGGACAATGACCAGATCCATATTCCTTTTCGTGGAAGCAAACTGACAGAAGTGCTCCGCGACTCATTTGTTGGCAATTCAAAGACTGTTATGATCTCCTGTATATCACCAAATGCTGGGTCATGTGAACACACACTTAATACATTAAGATATGCAGATCG TGTGAAAAGTCTATCTAAAAGTGGAAATCCTAGGAAAGACCAAGCCCCAAGTCCAGTTCCACAAACAACTAAGGAGGTCTCATCCACATCATCCTTTCCAGCTAGTGTTGCTGCAGAGGAAGTTAATGATCAACGTCAAGAGGTGAAGACAGTTGATACGGGCAGGAGAGTGGTTGAAAAGGAAAACTCATTTTACAGCTCTGCTGCCGCTGATGTTGACAGGCAACCATCAAGTTTTTCTTCAAGTAACTTGTTCAATGGGCGAGAGGACAAAAGCTTGGCTTCTGTCTCAACAGACAGGGAGAGGGTTGAAATGAAGAGTTCTTCTTACAGTGATTCTACCAGTCAAAAGATGAACTCTAATTCCCAAAATGACGTGAATCAGAAAGTGCAAAAGGTGTCACCCCCACGCAGGAAAGGGACAAAGGATGAGAAATCTGAAAGGGCTGTAAACTGGATGAAAAGGGATGCCAATGGTTCTGATCAGTCGACCACAAGCTCCAAGCAGCAGAATTCCGGGAATTATAATACAGTTACAACTGCACCCAGGCAGTCTGAAACAGAAGCCTCTCCTGATGGAAATATCAATGCAATACTTGAG GAAGAAGAAGCACTGCTTGCTGCTCATAGGAAAGAAATCGAGGATACAATGGAGATAGTACGCGAA GAGATGAAATTATTGGCAGAAGTGGATCAGCCAGGAAGCCTTATTGACAACTATGTAACCCAGCTGAGTTTTGTTCTCTCTCGCAAAGCAGCTAGTCTCGTCAGTCTTCAAGCCCGGCTCGCAAGATTCCAACATCGACTAAAAGAACAGGAGATACTAAGTAGAAAAAGAGTACCTCGTTGA